A single Argentina anserina chromosome 7, drPotAnse1.1, whole genome shotgun sequence DNA region contains:
- the LOC126802230 gene encoding protein DETOXIFICATION 35-like, whose protein sequence is MDTQEVPLLSITAEPELDYAPVKTFSEGMSICWKEAVKLWKVAAPVAFTTLFQYLIQSITTIFVGHLGDLQLSAISLAHNVINAIAFGFLMGMANALGTLCGQAYGAGQFDSLGIYMQRSSIILWITCMLLSLLYIFATPFLKILGQQDIIAEFAGKYSLLIIPQMFSFPINLPTQKFLQAQSKVGIITWISFVALVTHTGLLYLFVSVLGWGVNGAAVAYNITYWGVAVGQFVYAAFFCKEGWNGFSWLAFKDIWAFAWLSLSSCMMFCLEMWYFMSLNLLAGQLENAVIALGSFSICLNFQSWEIMILAGINAAISIRVSNELGMGHPRAAKYSICVAVLQSLIVGTVSMTFIFISRDYIASVFTDSEVIQQAVARLAYFVGVTMLLNSVAQVLTGVAIGGGWQVMVAYINLAAYYLFGLPFAVFLGFKANLGPMGLYGGIICGCALQILFLLIMTSRINWDNEVEQTTKRIKRWGSKEIKTEKTGSSPNTLDLPHSYLCLNNKGQAEQASSRAADINLSRQPV, encoded by the exons ATGGATACGCAAGAAGTTCCCTTGCTGAGCATCACGGCCGAGCCGGAGCTTGATTATGCTCCGGTGAAGACCTTCAGTGAGGGCATGTCTATTTGCTGGAAGGAGGCCGTGAAGCTGTGGAAAGTTGCAGCTCCGGTGGCTTTTACGACTCTGTTTCAGTACTTGATCCagtccatcaccaccatcttCGTCGGTCATCTCGGAGATCTTCAGCTCTCTGCTATTTCCCTTGCTCATAACGTCATCAACGCTATTGCCTTCGGATTCCTG ATGGGTATGGCAAATGCACTTGGAACTCTTTGTGGCCAAGCATATGGTGCAGGCCAGTTTGATTCACTTGGTATTTATATGCAGCGCTCCAGCATTATCCTATGGATCACTTGTATGCTCCTTTCGTTGCTTTACATTTTTGCTACTCCATTCCTAAAGATATTAGGCCAACAAGACATTATAGCCGAGTTTGCCGGAAAATATTCTCTGTTAATAATCCCTCAGATGTTCTCCTTCCCTATCAATTTGCCCACCCAAAAGTTTCTTCAGGCTCAGAGCAAGGTGGGGATCATCACATGGATCTCCTTTGTGGCTCTAGTCACACACACAGGACTTCTTTATCTTTTCGTAAGCGTACTCGGCTGGGGGGTGAATGGTGCAGCTGTAGCTTATAATATCACGTATTGGGGAGTTGCAGTCGGTCAATTTGTATATGCTGCATTTTTTTGCAAGGAGGGTTGGAATGGATTTTCATGGTTAGCATTTAAAGACATTTGGGCTTTTGCTTGGCTATCCCTTTCTTCATGTATGATGTTTTGCCTAGAGATGTGGTACTTTATGAGTCTGAACCTTCTTGCCGGTCAACTTGAAAATGCCGTGATTGCTCTTGGTTCCTTTTCTATATG CTTGAACTTTCAGAGCTGGGAAATCATGATTTTGGCAGGAATAAATGCTGCTATAAG CATTCGAGTCTCGAATGAACTAGGGATGGGGCACCCAAGAGCTGCCAAATACTCCATCTGCGTTGCAGTCTTACAATCACTCATAGTTGGGACTGTATCCATGACTTTTATCTTCATAAGTAGAGACTATATTGCCAGTGTTTTCACAGACAGTGAAGTCATCCAGCAAGCTGTTGCTCGTTTAGCATACTTTGTTGGTGTAACCATGCTTCTTAATAGTGTTGCACAAGTTTTAACAG GTGTTGCGATTGGCGGTGGATGGCAAGTGATGGTAGCTTATATAAATTTGGCTGCTTATTATCTATTTGGTCTTCCTTTTGCAGTCTTTCTTGGATTCAAAGCAAATTTGGGTCCAATG GGACTATATGGTGGCATTATATGTGGGTGTGCACTTCAGATCTTATTCCTATTGATTATGACTTCCAGAATCAACTGGGACAATGAG GTCGAGCAAACAACCAAACGCATAAAGAGATGGGGGAGCAAGGAAATTAAAACTGAGAAGACAG GCTCATCTCCCAACACGCTTGATCTGCCACACTCATATCTGTGTTTAAATAACAAAGGGCAAGCGGAGCAGGCCAGCAGCCGAGCAGCTGATATCAACTTATCAAGGCAGCCAGTTTAA
- the LOC126802400 gene encoding protein DETOXIFICATION 35-like: MEEPLLEPAAATSEFNHKSLWSDDAEDYKPVRSFPEFRSMFWIETVKLWRIAGPSVIGILAMYGTNAIISLFAGHIGSIELSAISISLSVISTFSYGFLLGMGSALETLCGQAFGAGQIHMLGIYMQRSCIVLLVTCFLLLPVYIFATPVLKLLGQEDDIADLAGEFTLQIIPQLFSLAINFPAQKFLQAQRKLKVMTWISVVAFIAHVGMLFFFIYGLGWGTLGAAVAYNITRWGIAIAQAVYIIVWCNEGWTGFSWLAFKDMWSFVRLSIASAVMLCLEIWYFMSMMLLTGNLSDAVLAVSSLSICLNINGWEIMLFVGINVAISVRVSNELGLGRPRAAKYAVYVTVFQSFLIGIFFMILILLTKNSFSILFTTDKELQQAVAHLAYLLGVTMLLNSVQPVISGVAIGGGWQATVAYINLGCYYIFGIPLGYLLSHVADFGVMGLWGGMICGTALQTLLLFVVLYKTNWNKEVEQATTRVQKWGLDDIKTENIVESAI, encoded by the exons ATGGAGGAGCCATTACTCGAGCCAGCTGCTGCAACTTCCGAGTTCAATCACAAGTCGTTGTGGAGTGATGACGCCGAAGACTACAAGCCGGTGAGGAGCTTTCCTGAGTTTCGGTCTATGTTTTGGATAGAGACAGTGAAACTGTGGAGAATAGCAGGTCCGTCAGTGATCGGAATATTAGCCATGTACGGGACTAACGCCATCATCAGCCTGTTCGCTGGTCATATTGGAAGTATTGAGCTCTCGGCGATCTCCATTTCTCTCTCAGTCATCTCCACCTTCTCTTATGGATTCTTG CTCGGCATGGGAAGTGCTTTGGAGACCTTGTGCGGACAGGCATTTGGTGCAGGACAGATTCATATGCTTGGTATTTACATGCAGCGTTCGTGTATAGTCCTACTTGTAACATGCTTCCTCCTGTTGCCAGTTTACATCTTTGCTACTCCAGTTTTGAAGTTGTTAGGCCAAGAAGACGACATAGCCGATCTCGCAGGAGAGTTCACACTGCAAATAATTCCTCAGTTGTTCTCACTTGCCATTAACTTTCCTGCTCAGAAGTTCCTTCAGGCTCAGAGAAAGCTCAAAGTCATGACTTGGATTTCGGTGGTGGCGTTCATCGCACACGTCGGGAtgcttttcttcttcatttacGGTTTAGGTTGGGGTACCTTAGGTGCAGCTGTGGCTTATAATATTACCAGATGGGGCATAGCAATTGCTCAAGCTGTGTATATTATAGTCTGGTGCAATGAAGGTTGGACTGGGTTTTCATGGTTGGCGTTCAAGGATATGTGGTCCTTTGTTAGGCTTTCAATTGCCTCTGCTGTCATGCTTTGCCTTGAGATATGGTACTTCATGAGTATGATGCTCCTCACTGGAAACTTAAGTGATGCAGTTCTAGCAGTTAGTTCTCTATCTATTTG CCTCAACATTAACGGGTGGGAAATAATGCTGTTTGTTGGAATTAATGTTGCTATAAG TGTTCGTGTATCGAATGAGCTCGGACTAGGACGCCCAAGAGCGGCCAAATATGCAGTTTATGTGACAGTGTTTCAGTCTTTCCTAATAGGGATCTTTTTCATGATTCTTATCTTGTTAACCAAAAATAGCTTCTCTATACTTTTTACTACTGACAAGGAGCTGCAACAAGCGGTTGCACATCTAGCTTACCTTCTCGGCGTAACTATGTTGCTCAACAGTGTCCAACCAGTCATATCAG GTGTTGCAATTGGCGGTGGATGGCAGGCAACCGTGGCGTATATAAACTTGGGCTGTTACTACATTTTTGGAATTCCTCTTGGATACTTGCTTAGCCATGTTGCAGATTTTGGAGTGATG GGTTTGTGGGGTGGTATGATATGTGGAACTGCTCTTCAGACATTACTCCTTTTTGTTGTGCTTTACAAAACCAACTGGAACAAAGAG GTTGAGCAAGCAACAACACGCGTGCAGAAGTGGGGTTTAGATGACATCAAAACTGAGAACATAGTTGAAAGTGCTATATGA